The Candidatus Polarisedimenticolia bacterium genome segment GGGCGGAGAAGATCACCGCCTCCCATTGGGAGCGGCTCGCCCTGATCTACATCCGACAGTCCTCGATGGCTCAGGTGCGCGAGAACACCGAGTCGACGGCTCGCCAGTATGCGCTCGCCGACGAGGCTGTCCGCTTCGGCTGGCCCCGCTCCCAGGTCGAGGTGATCGACGCCGACCTGGGGCTCTCG includes the following:
- a CDS encoding recombinase family protein, with product MRGAEKITASHWERLALIYIRQSSMAQVRENTESTARQYALADEAVRFGWPRSQVEVIDADLGLSGRSAEGRSGFKDLVGRVCLGEVGAIFGLEISRLARSSADLS